In Myxococcus stipitatus, the following are encoded in one genomic region:
- a CDS encoding PTS sugar transporter subunit IIA, which produces MLRWTDYLDADGVRLSMASKDRVGVVHELAGLMAARAQVSPRELATHLLAREQLGSTATVGGVAVPHCRLAGVPRIVTCVGLHRLGVDFGDAEEGRVHIFVGMVSPPDTAGLHLNVLARIGALLRNARLREALLTAPSSAALRALLVCVEETHVNQGVDVIQARW; this is translated from the coding sequence ATGTTGCGATGGACTGACTACCTGGATGCCGACGGCGTCCGCCTGTCGATGGCGTCCAAGGACCGGGTGGGGGTGGTGCATGAGCTGGCCGGGTTGATGGCGGCCCGGGCCCAGGTCTCTCCCAGGGAATTGGCGACCCACCTGTTGGCGCGCGAGCAGTTGGGCTCCACGGCGACGGTGGGCGGCGTGGCGGTGCCGCACTGCCGGTTGGCCGGGGTGCCTCGCATCGTCACCTGCGTGGGACTCCATCGCCTGGGCGTCGACTTCGGGGACGCGGAGGAGGGCCGGGTCCACATCTTCGTGGGCATGGTGTCGCCCCCGGACACCGCGGGCCTGCACCTCAACGTGCTCGCGAGGATTGGCGCGCTGCTGCGCAACGCGAGGCTGCGCGAGGCGCTCCTGACGGCTCCGTCCTCCGCGGCGCTGCGCGCGCTGCTCGTCTGCGTCGAGGAGACCCATGTGAATCAAGGCGTCGACGTCATCCAGGCCCGGTGGTGA
- a CDS encoding PTS sugar transporter subunit IIA, protein MLRWTDFLDVDAIRPSLEARDPEEVLNELAGLMARRAGVSPRELALNLMARERLGSTAMEGGVAVPHCRLARVERIVTCLGIHRGGLAFGAAEDGLVRIFVGLVSPMDTSGLHLNVLSRIATLLRDPRLREELLVAPSPAAIRARLVLAEDEHLLPRHEMVLGH, encoded by the coding sequence ATGTTGAGGTGGACCGATTTCCTGGACGTGGACGCCATCCGCCCCTCGCTGGAGGCCAGAGACCCCGAGGAGGTGCTGAACGAGCTGGCGGGGTTGATGGCGCGTCGGGCCGGTGTGTCCCCGCGTGAGCTGGCGCTGAACCTGATGGCGCGCGAGCGCCTGGGCTCCACGGCGATGGAGGGAGGCGTGGCGGTGCCTCACTGCCGGCTTGCTCGCGTGGAGCGCATCGTCACCTGTCTGGGCATCCACCGGGGCGGCCTGGCGTTCGGCGCGGCCGAGGATGGGCTGGTGCGCATCTTCGTCGGCCTGGTGTCACCCATGGACACCTCGGGCCTCCACCTCAACGTGCTCTCGCGCATCGCCACGCTGCTGCGCGACCCCAGGCTTCGCGAGGAGCTGTTGGTCGCGCCGTCCCCGGCGGCGATTCGCGCGCGGCTCGTTCTCGCCGAGGACGAGCACCTGTTGCCTCGCCACGAGATGGTGCTGGGGCACTGA